TTGTGTTGGGCTTCAGGAAAGTCTGCCCACCACCAACCCAGAGCTCTGCTGTTAGTTCAGCTAAACAATAACATGTCCCCGGGTCCATCATTTCCCACCGCATCCGGTGGGAGGACAACACCTCGGCGAAAACCATGAAGCCTCACAGTTGGATGTACTTACGGCAAtaggaagaaaaataaacatccaGCAGGGTCTTAAGCTGAGTCTGACTTGCACATCAACCATAGAGTCCACCCTCACCTCCTAATCACCGTCCGGTTTGGGTCTGAGTCGGCCCCACGTGGAGATTTACCGCAACACCACTGTAGAGTCTGGAAAGGGTCAGCAGCTGCCAGCAGAGCCAACGGTCAGGTGGAGCATGACCAAAAAACCTGTCGAACCTGAACGGTTTCTTTACCCGTGCTGTGGACCTCATGAAGAGGCCATCTGCCCCACAAATATTAACAGGATTTCGTTAGCCACATTAAAATAACTCCTAATTGCTAATTAAAACCTGCACTAAACGACTCCCAGTCTCTTCCCATCTCCCTACATTTAAGGACATCTATATACTATTCACACTGAACTGCTAATTACTGTAAACGAATGTATAGGATATACTCTAACCGCTAATTATGCTTCTGCTCATACACTCACTACATAgtgtatttactgtaaatgtacaaTATGCTGACATAAGTAGTTGTGTAGTCTGTCCTACTATGTCATCTACCACTAGCTGCACCTCAACACCAAGTAGAATTGTTGGCATGTCTAAATGTATTTACGGGCGAACACGATTTGGGGAACATTTCAATCATCCCCAAAGGGGAaatagtattatttttttcttagaTGTCAGTGGTTAGATTTTGAATCAGGGTAAGGTTTAGTGATAAGGTTAGGTTCTATGGTCATGGATTGGGAAAGTCTTTGTGTCTGCATGGAATATAGGttcctaaaatgtgtgtttgtgagcccCACCTTCACAGTATGCTTCGTCATGATCCTGCAGCTGATCTGTGCTTTGCAGTGCCAATATATGACTGCTTATCCCTGAATGGGGCTTCTTTGGAAGAAAAACCTTGCTCACTGCAAAGTCTGATGCCATTTCCACTCTCtggaaatacagaaaaaaaaaacgtattcaATAAATATATCCTTATAAAAAGACCAGAGCATGCACAAACATTCCATATCTGGTTCCTGGCGGTAATGTGAAAGTCaccaacaacaaaatgaatgaaagagTGCTCACCTTCATCCATTGGTCAATATCACCATTACTGAGCTCCACCTGTTATTGCAGAAAATGAGTGAGGACATGAGCCAGGCTTTATTTATCAGGCAGAGAGCACAGACAGAGCAGAAGCAAATATGGTCAATAAAagttgaaatatgttgctttgTCACCTGAGCTTTAGTTATATAACCAGAGAGTCtcacagagggagacagtggtTAAAAGGTGACTGTGGAACCAAGAGTCCAGCCAGTGCTTAATATCCAAGGATTATTTCCAGTAGAGAGCTCAAAACAGTGCCTAATTTCAGCTGATCATTTCAGATTAATTTCACATGGcagttgacttttttttttctctttctgagTAAATCAAGTATCCCTGTCTCTAAGGATCTTAGAAAGGCCAATAAAATTACAGGTTCATTGAGACCTGTAAATCCATACATTCTTAAGCCGCACTCAAGTAACACAGCATAGAGGACACTTTCATGCATCCACCTAGATAGATTTCTCTTCTGTAAGTGAATACGACGTATATTCACGTATAGGAAGATATTTCTATACATTCAGATAATCAATTAATGATGATTTGTGCTAAATGTATTCCTATTAAAAGTcctattttcatttatttaaaaagttttCTGCATGTCAACGCCGGTAACAAAGATAATTTCGATACATTTACAATGCCGATGGGTTACTTCTAGTCAAAAGCATGGCTAGTAATACATGAACACACGTATTCATAAACATTATAATAGCTCACCTTATTTGCAGTGTGGCTTTTAGACTTAGTGAATCGTTTCCAGCAGAACATATCAGGCTTATGTGAGTAtgccatttttattttgaaggctgTAGAGTGTACACCAGTTTAGAAAGAATATTGCTTTACCTGGCAGGCTACACAGAAGATGCAACTTGTAGTCTTTAATCAATTTTGTATATGGCAGACTAATACTGTTCTTAgaataatgttttattgacTACACACTACATTTACAAAAAGCAACGAATAAATcaaatgttgtaataaaatgtttgaagtTTATCCAGAATTTACAGCAGCTACAGCACTTGTTGCTACTGCTCAGTACACGGAATAGTAAGATGCTTGGGTAATGTAGTCAATGAACCGCAGTCATCATGGGTAATGACAACGTGACTGTGGCTTTAGTTAACTACAAgtcccatttcaaaatgtttgtctaCAAAAGCGTCCCTTTGGTAACTATAGCAACTTTGAATGTTTAAAAAGACGCTTAAGTGTCAACCTTGAATATGCAAAGTCCACTCACAAATTATACACTCCACTTAATTGACTTGCAAATGTAATCATGCATATACACACTCTCGTAAATTATTATTCGTCAGCAGTCCAAGAGTTTGATGAGCTATATCCGCGAGCTCCTAAAATAATGACGTATTTTCGAAGGGACCGAAGCGCGGGCTCGTAACTCCGCGACGTGTAGTTTTCACGTGCTTTGGGTTTTGGTAAGTGAAAGGTTACCGAATcgatattataaaaatattaacatattacTTCATGCCACAATCTGATGCGCGTTTTCCCGGGGATGCAGCGATTAAATAGATACCATTATTTAGATGCTGGGAGTCTGtaaaaatacactgaaaatgatCTAGCGATTGCTAACAACATCATCAAGCTAGCCCGTTGATTGCCAATTTTGGTCATAGAAAGGACAAACATCTAAAGAGTGAACATCTGTTTACTGGCATCAGCCGTTTCTACGTGCTCTATTATCCATATGTTACCTTTTAACTGGCATAAAGCATGAAATCCTTGATGCATTGTGGGTACATTCTGACTGACTTATCTACAAATAATGTTAATTATTCAGAATGCATGGTGATTGGTAGAAATGCTCGTTAGTTAGCTAGTTATTTAACAAACGTATCTGACTGTTGGTAAGAACGTAGGGACAAATTGCCAGGATTCTGAACATGGTAATCATTACATGACTTAGGTGAATGCAATGTGACACAagcccactctcttcctttgtCTTCATCCCCCGTCTACCTCAGCTATCAGGCAGCAGGATGAAGTTGGAGCTGTCCCGGGTGGTGCAGGGCTGTCGGTTGGGTGTGCTGACAGGACTCGGCAGGGCAGGACAGCACTCACTGGAGGTGCCGGGCTGCTTGCTGTACACTCGGTGTGGCTCAGTGCCGCACCTCACCCAGGACACTCTGCATACGCTGAAAAACCTGCCCTCAGTTACACAGCTGACCCTGGACACACTGTGAGActcacctttctctttccccctctcacgcacacacagcatGGGAATATATGATGGACTTGCTTTGTTTGTCCTTTCTTCAGAGCAGAACACCAGGAGGTGTTGGAGGAGTTCAAGGAGGGAGCCGGGAAGTTTGCAGGTTGGTTGGCTCTGAATATTAATAATATCCCTGTGTTGTATGTAATGTTTACTCCACACAGAATTGCATTGAATAAGTCTAACGTGTGCAATAAATTAATATTGCTCAGGGCATGTCCTATTAAATATTCAGTTAAAAGTGACCATGCTGTGAATCTAAAGACATTTTTAGCGCGTGTGTGAGCCCATTGATGCCTGCATTTGCCTTAAAGAGAGAGTTCAGAATTCCGGCAGCGTGTTTCTACCTACTTACCAACAGAGTCAGAAGTTTGCTGATACCATTGTGTTGTCTCTGTTTTGTATTACGTTGCTATCTACTGTATGAGCAATTGCTAACTTGACCAATTACTTCCTTCAACTTTACCTTTCATACATGATGAAAGTACATAAAAATCTTATGTGCAAGTTTATTTAATTCTGGATATGTCAACAAAATGGCAATATTTGCAGAAAATTCTGAACTGTCCCTTTAAGGCAAATGCAGGCATGAACACCAATGTAAGCACCTTGTCTTTAGTTTCAAGTACACTTCGTGTACAGGACTTTATGCATTTTAACAAGGCTTAAGTAGAGAGCTTAAAGAGACGACAGAGACGAGTAAATCACTACCGCTGAATGATTCTGAGTGGAAGAGGCTGAGACACTTCATTGGAGGCACCACCCACCTAGCCCTTTCCAAGTCTATCACGCGTCCAGAATGGCTTTTAAACATCCCTCGTGTCGGAAACTAAAGACTCATGGACGGGCTAGCTGTAGTGTGACACCACTTAGCTGGGCAATTAGAAAACATAATTGCCATCCCAGCACTTGTCAGTCACACACAGGGAATTATTAGACTGCCTtgtttgttggggggggggggggggggctgggaggGGACCGTCTGATTGGGTAATTAAGTGTGAGCTGCCTATCATTGCTGTATGTcagtattttctgttttctgtcactTTTGATCTCCTCCAACAGCTGGCCTCTGTGATAAGCCGCTCTTGCGTGACTTTCAGGTTCACTGTGTAATTAACAGAATGAACTAAGCCTCTGACATTAATACAAACTCTCTCTATCTGCCGCCGGCCACGGTTATGCACTGGTCTACTGGTCAGTGTCGCTACTTTACACTGCTGTTCCGTCTGTTGTGCTAAAGGGGGTCTGTGGTGTAACGTAGCCGTTCCTCATAGGTCTCCATGACACAGTGCTCTACTGCTCTCTCCACGACCCCGCAACATCAAGCCCCACGGGTCACATCACCAacaaggtcagaggtcatgttTTTAAGGTTCTACTTATCCAGCAGAAGTAAAGTGGAGATGTAGTGTCGGTGTCTGTCTGAATTCTCTATCTGTCTGGAAATCGCACGCACAAACAggcaaacgtgtgtgtgtgcgcgcgttgtTTTCTGTATGTATCAGAGTTGACAATAACATCCATCGTTCTGTCAGACGGTTTCCGTGTGGGGAAGTGGTGGCCGCATCGCGTTGTCTGTGGCCAAGTTCATGGCGCTCCAGAAAGCTGTCCGGCCAGACCTGTACCACAGCATGGCGGACGGGGAGACGTGGCCCGGCAACGTATCTCGCAAGAGGGTCCGCAAGTCTGTGGACCGCACCCTTGCCCATCTGGATGAGTGTCTGCTGCTTCACCACAGAACCCAGGTCCGTTTGGGGCTGGCGCTGCTGGAACCTCCATGCCACGTTGGAACACAGCAACCTGGTTAGCTTGGAGTCCAGACGCTGGCTCCATTTCCTACACCCTCTGAatctctcaccttctctctctggTGTCCAGGAGCTAGCTGGGGTGGAAGTGTTGGGggtggtggagggaggggatgtgctggaggaGAGGGTACGGTCGGCCAGGGAGACGGCCAAGCGTCCAGTGGGAGGATTCTGTCTGGACGGGTTCCATAGTGCAGCGATGGACCAGAACCTCCGGACCCAGCTCATCGCTACCACCGTCAAGGAGTTGCCTGAAGACAAAcccaggtgtgtatgtgtggacgTGCACCGGTTAACGTGTATGTGTGGACGTGCAACGGTTAACGCGCTTGTGTGGACGTGCAACGGTTAACGCCCTTGTGTGGACGTGCAACGGTTAACGCCCTTGTGTGGACGTGCAACGGTTAACGCCCTTGTGTGGACGTGCAACGGTTAACGCCCTTGTGTGGACGTGCAACGGTTAACGCCCTTGTGTGGACGTGCAACGGTTAACGCGCTTGTGTGGACGTGCAACGGTTAACGCGCTTGTGTGGACGTGCAACGGTTAACGCGCTTGTGTGGACGTGCAACGGTTAACGCGCTTGTGTGGACGTGCAACGGTTAACGCGCTTGTGTGGACGTGCAACGGTTAACGCGCTTGTGTGGACGTGCAACGGTTAACGCGCTTGTGGGTTAATTTATAGAAACACGTCTTAAACGGGGTATAAAGCTTTACCAAGCACAGTGCCTTTAAATTCACCTCTAAATCAGTTCCATTTGCCAGATGTAAACTTACTCCCGTCTGCAACCACACTCCCTTGAACCCTAAATAGAAATGCTCCTTTTTCCATTTCAGTGTCTCTCTCGCAATTCTTTGTCTGCTTTACCCACAAAGCAGAATGCTCTCCAAAACAAGTCTTTCACTGTGCCTCCTCAACACTGTCTGTGTgctcctcatctcctccctccctccctcctctctccagccCTCCTatatcctctcctctgtctgttcaTTTCTCCTCTGCCCCGGTCAGTTGTCTGCCTTTCCACGGTCTTTCACctacagacagatggagaacaAGGACCGGAGAGGGGAGGCGAGAGACTAGATGTCAATTTTTTTGGTCCTAATTAGGTGACCCATTGAAGTGTTTCGACGGGTCAATTACAGACCAAAGAGAAACCTTATGGAACCAGCCCCTCCATCAACATCACACATCCTACAACTCCATCCGCACCACACAGTCACTTCCTTCAGCCCCACTGATTTATTTCTGTCCCGCCCTCCTACACACGCACCCCCTCCACCCTAAGAcatcctggggggggggggggggggggactaatAGAAAtaccccctctccatccttcccATTAGTCTATCCTCCTTCCATCCTTCCCATCACTCTGCACTCATTATGCTCACTCAAAAACCCCCAGGAAACCATGGCAACCCCTGCGTTCTCTCCTGGGAGTCATGGCAACCCCAGAACTCCCCGTCCCCCCACAGAACCCGGGCGGCTACTCTGAGCCTCGGTGCCGGGGAGAACCCCCCGGCCGACTCACCGCACCCGGGAAGTGATGAGGCAGACAGCATGTTCTGGGTGGTGAGGTGGGGCTGGTAGGAGAGGGGCGCTGTAGGCCTTGTTTGAGAGCCAGTGTCTAACTTGGGCCAGAGCGGGGTCCCTTCATTTAAAGAGGCTCGGTCTGGACAGTACTGGGTCAGCCAGTAGACCCACCTGGGCACCATGACCGTGGAGCctcaaggcagagagagaagtgtgtgtgtgtgtgtgtgtgtgtgtgtgtgtgtgtgagtgagaagaAGGGATGGAAAGTAGGAAAGAGTGTGAGAGCAAGCAAGATGGAAAAGTCGTAGTGACTTTGAGAGTGGGTTGCTCAGGGAACAGAGCATTGTTTattggtggttgtgtgtgtgtgcgtgtgtgtgtacatctgtAGCATTTCAGGGAAATCGCTTGGAGATGCGATGAAAGCATTAGTGTGTCACTTTGTATGATATTAGCATTTTTCAGAACCTTCGAAAGGTATCCACAATTAATTGGGAAGCtgcaggaaaaataaataattggatGCAAGTGGAAAGTGCCATTGACAGTATTTcgtttgtaatacattttcagaggaATTATCCAGTTGTTTTTCACTTATGTCATTGGTTGCAATATCTTATTGAAGATGGAAAAaggtgtgaaaatatttttaatttaagCCATTTTCTGTAAGATTGTATGAACATTTGATTTCCACTGAATAACATGATGAGATATGAACAGTAAGTATATTAGGTACATTCATTTACTGATGTTCACATTTATATACTTACAGTTCCAGAATATCAGTCTATCTAGATGCAGGCAGATGAGCAGTTACTAGCGCAGCTGTTTTGTTAGCGGTTAGGTTTGGATGGGACTTGATGTTTTTAACATGGACTTATTCGTCTCTGTGGCTGGTTAGCGAGGGCTGCAGCATCCCTGTGTCGTCTCTGGGTGGAGGCGTTTGAGGATGTAGTGGAAAATATCacccacagacctgttggctctgtaggtTAAACCGCATTGGGTCGGGGAGGGTCAACGAGGGTTTTTAGATTGGACAGGAATTGGTgcttaaatgtttttcacagtgacacacgtctgtagtAAGGCTGGACAGCGTCTGCTTCATTGAGGCTGGAACAATGAAACGGGTACAAACAGATTCTGctagcatacagtggggagaacaagtatttgatacgcggctgattttgcaggttttcccacttacaaagcatgtagaagtctgtaatttccagaaaatcacattgtatgatctttaagtaattaatttgacaCCACCTCcccacctatgataaaaattacagacctctacatgctttgtaagtaggaaaacctgcagtatcggcagtgtatcaaatacttgttctccccactgtacatgatgATCTATAACAAGCAAACAACAAGCCAGTTCATTATTAAGGTTTGCTGGTCTACTATAATTCAAGGGAAGTgagtttttaataaaaaaaaaaaaaatccacaaatacaaacattcaGTTCACAAAAATATGAATGGGTTGTGTGTCTTTCAGGTTGCTGCAGGGCGTGGGCCGACCAGACCATGTGCTTTCGTGTGTGGAGGTGGGAGTGGACCTGTTCGAGGGCTTCTTCCCCTTCCAGGTCACGGAGCGAGGCTGTGCCCTCATCTTCGCCTTCGACATCGCCACCGACCCTGAGGCGGCAGGTACGGGTCCACAGGCCCCGCCCACAGCTCGGTGTGTTCCGGAAGCACCGGTTGACAGCCGAATAGGTGACCTCTAACCCCAGTGTGACTGATCACTTGAAGTATTGACTGGGGTGAATCTGACCCTGTCGTATTGAATGTCTTGTCATTACGCTGGCTCTTGGGGATGTTTCCGGGGGTAAGCGTTCTGTCCTTTGGActctgttcctgagcctgtaGTTGAGGCTTTTGGAAACGGGGACTCTCAGACAAGAGAACAGTAGGCCTGAATGGATACTGGGATGGAACCCTGGTCTCCGGTGGTTGGCTGTATATCGGTCTTACTATCCCGGTACCAC
The Esox lucius isolate fEsoLuc1 chromosome 21, fEsoLuc1.pri, whole genome shotgun sequence DNA segment above includes these coding regions:
- the qtrt2 gene encoding queuine tRNA-ribosyltransferase accessory subunit 2 isoform X1; its protein translation is MKLELSRVVQGCRLGVLTGLGRAGQHSLEVPGCLLYTRCGSVPHLTQDTLHTLKNLPSVTQLTLDTLAEHQEVLEEFKEGAGKFAGLHDTVLYCSLHDPATSSPTGHITNKTVSVWGSGGRIALSVAKFMALQKAVRPDLYHSMADGETWPGNVSRKRVRKSVDRTLAHLDECLLLHHRTQELAGVEVLGVVEGGDVLEERVRSARETAKRPVGGFCLDGFHSAAMDQNLRTQLIATTVKELPEDKPRLLQGVGRPDHVLSCVEVGVDLFEGFFPFQVTERGCALIFAFDIATDPEAAGTGPQAPPTARCVPEAPVDSRIVGELDDDKPEADVVENNGPGYQEDQTKMTPFEINLKDKRYRDDFGPLVEGCGCYCCRNHQRAYLHHLLMTNELLAGVLLMLHNTAHYCAFFTALRVALASDRLEHLKKRVLMGQARG
- the qtrt2 gene encoding queuine tRNA-ribosyltransferase accessory subunit 2 isoform X2; the protein is MKLELSRVVQGCRLGVLTGLGRAGQHSLEVPGCLLYTRCGSVPHLTQDTLHTLKNLPSVTQLTLDTLAEHQEVLEEFKEGAGKFAGLHDTVLYCSLHDPATSSPTGHITNKTVSVWGSGGRIALSVAKFMALQKAVRPDLYHSMADGETWPGNVSRKRVRKSVDRTLAHLDECLLLHHRTQELAGVEVLGVVEGGDVLEERVRSARETAKRPVGGFCLDGFHSAAMDQNLRTQLIATTVKELPEDKPRLLQGVGRPDHVLSCVEVGVDLFEGFFPFQVTERGCALIFAFDIATDPEAAVGELDDDKPEADVVENNGPGYQEDQTKMTPFEINLKDKRYRDDFGPLVEGCGCYCCRNHQRAYLHHLLMTNELLAGVLLMLHNTAHYCAFFTALRVALASDRLEHLKKRVLMGQARG